The window CACGTTAACGGGATTAATATTGCTAGCAATGGCTGAAACCTTCCCGACTATATTACTGGCCGCGGCACTCGTTGGAACGGGCTCTTCCGTATTCCACCCTGAGTCCTCACGTGTTGCACGTATGGCATCAGGGGGGCGTCATGGCCTCGCACAATCCTTTTTCCAAGTGGGTGGCAACTTAGGGGCCTCCCTTGGGCCATTACTTGCAGCGCTGATTATTGAACCTTATGGTAAAGGCAATATTGGCTGGTTCTCACTGGCTGCCCTACTTGCAATTGTTATTTTGCTGCAAGTCAGCAGTTGGTATAAACACCAACATCGTGCCGCAAGTAAAAAACCGATCGGCGCGGGAAATGTAAAAGTTTTACCACGTAAAGTCATTGTTGGCTCTTTAGCTGTACTATTAGTCCTGATTTTCTCCAAATACTTCTATTTGGCCAGTATCAGCAGCTATTACACCTTTTATCTGATCGATAAATTCGGTGTTTCAGTGCAAAATGCGCAAATTCATTTGTTTGTTTTCTTATTTGCCGTTGCCGCTGGCACAATGATTGGCGGGCCAATAGGTGACAAAATAGGGCGTAAATACGTTATTTGGTTCTCAATCCTTGGTGTTGCGCCATTTACTTTAATTTTACCCTACGCATCCCTCTATTGGACTGGGGTACTTACCGTCATTATTGGTTTGATTTTAGCCTCCGCATTTTCAGCTATTTTAGTCTACGCACAAGAGCTGATCCCCGGTAAAACCGGCATGGTATCAGGGTTGTTCTTTGGGCTGGCCTTCGGTATGGGGGGCGTTGGTGCAGCAGTTTTAGGTCATATCGCAGACCAAACCAGTATTGAACAAGTTTATCATTATTGCGCTTTCTTACCATTACTTGGGATTTTTACAGTATTACTGCCAAATATTGGTAACAAATAGTTTTATTTTCTTATTTTACCCATACTTACCTAAAAATAAGTATGGGTCTTTCCTTCCTCAATCCAAACAAATTCCAGATAAAAATCTCACAAACATAGCGCTTGTAACGATTTAGCACCTTTAAGCTGTCTTTTTTTTAAAAACATTTCATTTTTTTAAGGAAATTTATCTCAAAAAAAGTTAGAATATAAAAACATGCAAATTGCATTTTAAAATGAAGGCCTCATTTTAAAAGTCAACGGCATGTACCCACCTTTCTATTTTTATATTCACCAGAGGAGACTAAATGGAGCATTCAACGCCCTTAATCACAACCATTGTTGGTGGTCTCGCCCTTGCATATTTGTTAGGTATGATCGCGCAGCGATTAAAAATTTCCCCTTTAGTTGGCTACCTTGCAGCCGGTGTTCTCGCAGGCCCATTTACCCCCGGTTTTGTTGCTGATGCAGCACTGGCACCTGAACTTGCTGAAATCGGTGTTATCTTACTGATGTTTGGGGTTGGCCTACATTTTTCATTAAAAGATTTACTTGCTGTTAAAGCTATCGCCATTCCCGGAGCCATTGCACAAATCGCAGTAGCCACCTTATTGGGTCTTGGCCTCTCTATGCTATTTGGTTGGGGAATATTTACAGGCGTTGTATTTGGCCTGTGTTTATCCACTGCCAGTACCGTCGTATTACTACGGGCCTTAGAAGAACGTCAATTGATTGAAAGCCAGCGTGGGCAAATTGCTATAGGCTGGCTGATCGTTGAAGACTTAGCCATGGTCTTAACACTTGTTCTACTGCCTGCTGCAGCCGCTATTATGAACACGGATGACGCAAGTTTCAGTGAGCTTGCATTAGGCCTTGCATGGACAATTGGTAAAGTAGTTCTATTCATATTCATTATGATTGTCGTGGGTCGTAAAGTGATCCCATGGATTTTATCACGTACCGCATCAACAGGTTCTCGTGAACTATTTACCCTTGCTGTTCTCGCACTTGCATTAGGTATTGCCTATGCCGCTGTGGCGATTTTCGATGCTTCATTTGCCCTCGGTGCGTTCTTCGCAGGGATGGTATTAAATGAGTCTGAGCTCAGCCATCGCGCTGCACAAGACACTCTGCCATTACGTGACGCCTTTGCTGTTCTGTTCTTTGTCTCGGTTGGGATGCTATTCGACCCAGTCGTGTTAA is drawn from Providencia huaxiensis and contains these coding sequences:
- a CDS encoding MFS transporter; translation: MSEQTTNPNNPSPSKPINKTGKTVFSILTAISVSHLLNDMIQSLILAIYPLLQSDFSLSFAQIGMITLTYQITASLLQPIIGYYTDKHPQPYSLPIGMSFTLTGLILLAMAETFPTILLAAALVGTGSSVFHPESSRVARMASGGRHGLAQSFFQVGGNLGASLGPLLAALIIEPYGKGNIGWFSLAALLAIVILLQVSSWYKHQHRAASKKPIGAGNVKVLPRKVIVGSLAVLLVLIFSKYFYLASISSYYTFYLIDKFGVSVQNAQIHLFVFLFAVAAGTMIGGPIGDKIGRKYVIWFSILGVAPFTLILPYASLYWTGVLTVIIGLILASAFSAILVYAQELIPGKTGMVSGLFFGLAFGMGGVGAAVLGHIADQTSIEQVYHYCAFLPLLGIFTVLLPNIGNK
- the ybaL gene encoding YbaL family putative K(+) efflux transporter, encoding MEHSTPLITTIVGGLALAYLLGMIAQRLKISPLVGYLAAGVLAGPFTPGFVADAALAPELAEIGVILLMFGVGLHFSLKDLLAVKAIAIPGAIAQIAVATLLGLGLSMLFGWGIFTGVVFGLCLSTASTVVLLRALEERQLIESQRGQIAIGWLIVEDLAMVLTLVLLPAAAAIMNTDDASFSELALGLAWTIGKVVLFIFIMIVVGRKVIPWILSRTASTGSRELFTLAVLALALGIAYAAVAIFDASFALGAFFAGMVLNESELSHRAAQDTLPLRDAFAVLFFVSVGMLFDPVVLIEQPLGILGVLAIIIIGKSAAALVLVRMFGHSRRTALTISVSLAQIGEFAFILAGMGLTLGVMDKDAQNLVLAGAIVSIMLNPVLFSLLDKYLEKTETIEEQLLEETLEEETQVPVDICGHAIIVGYGRVGGMLADKLRRREIPVVVVEDTRARFEELAENGFSAILGNGANKDIISLARIECAKTLLLTIPNGYEAGEIVATAKEMNPDITVIVRAHYDDEVSFIKERGAEHIIIGEHEIAKSMATLMCNDVEEFGCSIDDFIDNDNRKVEGKNLDEYLKPSH